The Bacillota bacterium genome includes the window CCGGTGGCGCCCAGCTGGGTGTGCATCCAGGGGATCACCCAGGGCGTGGCGTAGTAGCTGGTGTTGGCCACGTACATGCAGCCCGTGGCGCCGATGGTGACCGTCCTCGGACCGGCCGCCTTGGCGAGGTACTTCATCAGCAGGGCCGAGTGGCAGCCCTGGCACGTGCGATGGCCCGAGGTGTAGAACTCCTCGACCGGAACGTCTCGGATCGTCCGGATGGGGGCCAGATCCGGCCGCCCCGCGGGCCGCGCCTCCGTGATCGCCATCTCCGCTTCCACCTCCTGGCGAGATCGCCTTCGCCCGGCGGTTCGCGTCGCCGCGAGCCGCTATTCCACAGGGCCACGGACGCCGATCCAGTGGGCGCTCTCGGCCAGGAGGTCGCCGGCGGCCGACCTCTCCAGCTGCTCCTGGATCCGGAAGACGTCCTCCACCGAGACCTCACGGCCTCCGAGGCCCGCGATAAAGCCGATCACCGGCGGCCGGTCCGCAAGGTCGTAGAGCGCGCTGCGCACCTCGTTGTAGACCGCGCCGCCATGCCGCGTGGAACCGTACGAGTAGTCGCGATCGACCACTCCCACCCCCTTCCGGCCGTGCAGGAAGTGCCGCAGCTCCTCGTCCGGGAAGGGCCGGAACCACTTGATGCGCAGGAAGCCCACCCGCTTCCCCCGCTCCCGCATCTGGTCCACCGCCACCTTGATCGGCATGGCCACCGTCCCCATCCCGATCAGCACGTAGTCGGCGTCCTCGATCCGGTAGGTCTCGACGAAGGGGTTCGGGTCGCCCCGGCCGGTCAGCCGCCTCAGCTCCTCGTACGCCTCGGCGATGACGCCGCGCGCCCGGCGCATGGCGGCGTCCGACTGCTTGCGCGTCTCCATCACCCAGTCCTCGTTGTACTGGGGGGCGATGGAGATGGGGTTGTCGGGGTGGAAGCGCCGCTTCTTCAGGTCGTACGGAGGAAGGAAGGCCTCGACCAGATCCTTCTCCGGCACCATCACCAGGTGCTGCGAGTGCGTCAGGAAGGCGCCGTCCATGGAGAGCGCGCAGGGGAGCGAGACGCGCGCATCCTCCGCCACCCGGTAGGCGAGGAAGGTGGTGTCCAGCGCCTCCTGCCCCTCCGCCACCCAGTAGAGGAGCCAGCCCGCGTCCCGCACCGCCAGCGCGTCGTTGTGCTCCACGCCGAAGGCGCCCGGGTCGTCCAGCGCCCGGTTGCCGACCAGCGCCACCACCGGCAGCCGGAGCGCGGCCGTCACCACGATGGCCTCCATGGCGTACATCCAGCCGACGCCGGAGGAGCCGACGAAGACCCGCGCCCCGGTGGCCGAAGCGTGCTTGACGATCTCGAACTGCGAGTGCTCGCTCTCGGCGATGATGAAGTCGGCGTCCATCTGGCCGTTGGCGATCATCTTGGCGACGGCGCTCATCACGCTGTCGTAGGGACGGATGGGATAGCCGGCCATCACGTCCACGTCGGCCAGGCGGAGCGCCTGCGCCACCGCCTCGGTGCCGGTGATCAGTTCCTCGTGCTGCGCGAATCGCTTGGAAGCCTCTGTCACAGCCATCAGGCGGTCACCTTCCTCCGGCTGGAGCGGGCGGTCACCCGCTGGGTGTCGAGGAGCGTCTGGAAGAACCTCGCGTAGGCGGCTTTGTCGGCTTTCCAGTCCGCGTACAGGTCGTGGTTGTCGTCGAAGGCCAGCTCGTCGACCATGACGATGCAGTCGTCGACCGGGCAGACCTCGGCGCAGATGCCGCAGCCGCAGCAGGCCTCGTACTCGACCCGGTAGGTGCCCTCGGGCGTCAGCTCGAAGACCGAGTCGGGGCACTCCATGAAGCACTGCTTGCACTGGGTGCAGGCATCAAAGTTGATCACCGGCCGCTCGGAGCGGGTGGTGAACTTCTTGAAGGCCTCCTGCCGCCCGCCGCGGGGCGCCGCCGGGACGATGATCGCCTCCGCCATCTCGTTCCACTCGGGCAGCCGGACCGGCTCGTAGGTGTAGGGCGCGCCGACGCCGGCGGGCACGGTGCTGACCTGCACCTCGCGGTAGCCTTGGCGCAGCCCCTCGAGGTGCTGCTCGGCCTTGGGGCCCTTGGCGACCTCCTTCTCCAGGTCCTCGAGGCGGACGACCTCCGGGATCAGGTGGGCGATGGCCCCCAGGACGCGGAACTCGGTGCCGTCGTCGTGGTAGACCCAGAGGCCGGAGAAGGACTTCTGTCCCGGCAGGATCCCCAGGCGCCAGTCGAAGGGGAGCTGCGGGATGAACTCCAGCAGCTTGCTCCGCTCATGGTCGGAGACGACCAGCAGCGCGCCGCCCTCCGCCAGGCCCAGGTGGATCGGGCGGATGCCGTACCAGGCCCAGGACTCGTGCCCCTTGGCCAGCGTGTCGTCCAGCGCCGCGATCAGGCGGACGTTGTCCGGCTCGTACTTGGCCATCTGGACGTGGAGCTCGTCTTCGGACTCGGCGATGACCGCGAACTGTTTGGCGGGGATGCCGTTCCGCTCGGGCGAGTCCGAGTAGCGCGAGATGGTGCCGCCGATCTTGCCCGAGTGCCGCGATGCCTTGACCAGCGTCTTGACGATGTTCCCCGCCAGGATCTTCTGGAAGATGCCCCGGTAGGTGATATCGACCGAACCGCTCGCCAACGCGCCTTCCCCCTTTCAGCCGGCCTGGATCGGCCCACTTGACGGTATACGGCATACCATCGAAGAAACCTTCCCGAAGGGTGGAGCTGTCGCTCGAGGGCTGGCCACCGCGCTCCGCCCCCGGCGACGGCCGGGCGGCCAGCCCCTGCCCGTGACGGCTCCCCGTCCCTACTCCGACACCGCGTGGCCGGCGGCCGGCGCCACCGACTCCGCCATCTGCCGCGCCCGCTCGGCGGTCCGCCGCGCCAGCGGCTTCAGCCAGACCAGGGCCAGGATGGCGTCCAGCGCGCTGGCCAAGACCATGGCCCAGAAGACGCCCACCCATGAGCCGCTCTGCACCGCCGCCAGGGCGGCGACGGGGCCGGCCAGGATGGAGGCGACGCCCTTGGCCGTGTACATGATCCCGTAGTTGGCGGTCGCCCAGGTCCGACCGTAGAGGTCGCCCACCGCCGCCGGGAAGAGCGAGAAGATCTCGCCCCAGGAGAAGAACGCCAGCCCCGAGAGGACGATGAACCAGACCGGGTGGTGGATCAGCTGCAGGAGAGCCAGGATGGTCAGCGCCTGGATGGAGAAGGCGATGAACATGGTGTTCTCCCGGCCGATGTGGTCCGAGATCCAGCCCCAGAAGGGCCGGGTGATCCCGTTGAGGATCCGGTCCAGCTGGACCGCCAGGACCAGCGCCGTCATGCCGAAGGCGACGACCACCTTGTCGACGTGGTAGAACTTGGCGATCGGCTCCAGTTGGGCGGTGACGACGAGCCCGCTGAAGGCCATCAGGGTCATCATGAGGTAGAGCACCCAGAAGGAGCCCTGGCGGATCACCTGCCCGGGCGTCAGGTCCAGCTTGGAGGTGGTCACCCGCAGGGCGTGGGTGGCCTCCCTCGCCGCCCATCCGGGCGGCATCCATCCCTTCGGCGGCTGGACGATGAAGTAACCCGCGGCCATGGTGACCAGCCCCTGGACGATGCCCCAGACGATGAACGCCTGTTGGTAGCCGCTCGATTCGATCATGGCCGCGATGGGGGCGACGGTGAAGGCGGTGCCGATGCCGTAGCCCCCGGCCGTGGCGCCGGCGGCCAGGCCGCGGTGGTCGGGGAACCATTTGAGCGCGTTGCCCATGGCCGCCCCGTAGACCGCGCCAGCGCCGATGCCACCCAACGAGTACCAGAAGTAGAGCGCCCAGAGGCTGTGCGCCAGCCCGGAGCCCACCCAGCTGACGCCCGCCAGGAGACCCCCGGCCATCACCACGATCCGCATGCCAAGCCGGTCGGCCAGGTAGCCTTCGACGGGCTCCAGCCACGTCTCGAAGAGGACGAAAAGCGTAAACGCCACCTGGACGGCCGCCAGTGAGACGTGCAAGGCGGATTGGAGCGGCGTGGTGAAGAGCGTCCAGGCGTATTGAAGGTTGGCGATCGCCATCATGGCGACGACGCCGGCCACCAGCTGCCACCAGCGGTTGACGACGCGAGTGGCCGCGGAAGGTGAAGCCGTCTCGGCGGAGCTCATGGCCCATCCTCCCCCCCATGGACCGCATCGCGTTCCGCGCGGCGGACCGCCGATGCGGCACCCGACGGATGGTCGAACCTCCCCTCGCGCGGCGGAGCCCGGGAATGCCGCGCCCCTGCTGATGGTATGCCGCATACCGTAACTCTGACGCCAACCTAGCGGGCATCGCTCCTTTTGTCAACGGGCGATTTCCGTTTATGACACGTGAAATGCACGTCAATCGTGCTTTTGCATCAAATCCCGACCGTATCGCTGCGGATTCATGAAGGGTGGGGCTTGAAGGCCGGTGGTGACGGGCGTGCGGAAGGTCTTCTGGCTCGCGCGCCAAGTTCACGAGATCACTTTTTCGGCATTTGGTATACCGCCCACCCCTTCCGCCACGCCCTCTACGGATTTACACTGTGGGCGTGGGCGTCGACGCCGGCGGCGCAGCGCCCGCGCCGGGATCGGCTCAAAAACCACCGGGATCGGTCAAAAAACCGCACTCGATCAGGTCGGGGGTGAGGGGACGGTGGTGACGGCGGAGCTGATCGCCGTGCTGGGCTTCGCGCTGTTCGTCGGGGCCTGCGCCCTCCAGGCGCGCTCGGAAACGGCACGCACCGCCCGGACAGGGCAGGGCCGGCCTGCACTGCGCGTCATCCGGGGCCGCCGGGTCGCCTGATCGACCCCAGGGGGCCGGGCGGAGGCGGGCGAAACGGAGGCGGAGCCGGCCGCGGTGCCGGCTCCGCGCATGTCCGGCCAGGCGGTCGCAAACACCATGGAGGAGGAAGCGAAGCGGATGAACCTTCCGCGACTCGAGTCGGACCGGTTCCCGGTGGTGGTGGACGAGGTCTCCAAGGCGATCCGCGCGGCCATCCTGGACGGCCGGGCGCCGAAGGGCACCCACCTGGTGGAGCGCGAGCTGGCCGAGCAGCTGGGGGTGAGCCGCACGCCGGTGCGCGAGGCCCTGCGGCGCCTGGAGCGGGAAGGGCTCCTCGTCTACGAGCCCCGGCGGGGCGTGGTGGTCAGCGGCTTCGACGAGCAGTCGGTCCGCGACCTCTACCTCATGCGCGAGCTCCTGGAGGGGCTGGCCGCCCGGCTCGCGGCGGAGCGGCACACCCCCGACGAGCAGGCGGAACTGGAGCGGCTCCTGGAAGAGGCGGAGACGGCCGTGGAGCAGGGGGATGTGGACGCCGCCGCCACGCAGAACGTGGCGATCACCCTGCAGCTCTACCGGATGGCGCACAGCGCGCGCCTGGAACAGGCCCTGGCCGCCCTGCGCGACTATATCGAGAGCTTCACCCGGACCGGTTACCGGGACGATTGCCGTCTTCGCCAGGCGCACCGGGAGCACCGTGCCATCGTGGCCGCCATCCGTGACCGCGACGCCGACCTGGCGGAGGAGCTGACCCGGCTTCACGTCCGCCGCTCGCTGGAGAGCTGGCAGCACCGGCGGGCCGTGCAAGCCGCGGCGGCGGCCGGCGAGGGAGCCCCCACCCCCTCCGACAAAGACACGTAACCGGGAGCCCCGTCCCCGCCTCCTTCCGCCGGTTTGTCCCCCTCTCCCTCCGATTCCCTTTCCCTCCGAGAAGGACTCGGACGACCACCGTCGAACAAGCCGTCTAACTCTACGGAACTCGGTTTCTGCATAGGAGACGAGGTCCGCAGGGGGGTGTCTTCCTCGGCCACTCCGCCGATCGGATCGCTGGCCCGGGCGCTCCAGCTGCTCGAGCAGTTCACGGCGCGCCAGGACGAGTGGGGCGTGCGCGAGCTCGCGCTCGCCACCGGCATGAGCAAGGCGACCGTCTCCAAGGTGATGGCCACCTTCCGGGCGCACGGCTACGTGGTCCAGGACCCGCTGACCAGGCGCTACCGGCTGGGCCCCGCGTTCATCTCCGGAGGCCGGGTGGCGGCGCGCCGGCTGAACGTGGTGGAGGCGGCGCGCCCCGTTCTGGAACGGCTGGCGGGGCAGACCGGCGAGACGGCCGTCCTCATGCTCCGCGCCGGCTGGCGGTCGGTCTGCGTGGCGACGGCGGAGGCGCCCCGCTCCTCCATCCGCGTCGCCGCGACGGTGGGGCGCTACGCCTCGCTCCACGCCGGCGCCTCCAACAAGCCGATCCTGGCCTTCCTCGGCGACGCGGAGATCGAGGAGTACCTCGCCTCGCCCTTCTTCGTGCCACGGGGTCCCCGCTCCATCACCGAAGCGGGGGCGATGCGGGCGCACCTGGCCGAGATCCGCCGCACCGGCGTGGCGTTCAGCTCCTCGGAGGTGGAGCCGGGGGTGAGCGCCTGCGGTGCGCCCGTCTTCGGCCCCGGCGGTGCCGTGGTCGGTGCGGTCAGCGTCACCGGGCCGGCGGACCGGCTCGCCGGCGAGGCGATGGCGGCGGCGGGCGTCTACGTGCGCCAGGCGGCGGAGGAGCTGAGCCGCGCCTTGGGCTGGCGGAGCGCCGACGGGTGGCGGAGGACCGGCGCGGTGTCGAGAGGGCGAACGCGAGAGGAAGGGGTGGAAGCGGATGAGACCGCGATGGGGTAGGACGGCCGCGCTGGGGCTGGTTGTGGCGGCCCTGCTCCTGGCCGGCTGCGGCGGGGGCGGCAGCGGCGGCGCGACGGGGAGCGCGGGGAACGGGGCGGCGGCCGGCGCCGGCGGGACTTCCTCGGGCGGCGGGGGGACGATCACCATCGGCATCAACGCCGATCCGCCCAACCTGGATCCGTCGGGTTCGACGGCGCTGGTCGACCGGTACGTGCAGAACTCCATCTTCGACAAGCTGTACGACGTGGACGCCCAGCTCCGGGTGGTGCCCGTGCTGGCGGCCAGCCTTCCCGAGGTGTCGGCCGACGGGAAGACGTATACCATCCGGCTGCGGCAGGGGATCCGTTTCACCGACGGGACCCCCTTCGACGCCGACGCGGTGGTCTTCAACCTGAAGCGGTACATGGGCCCGGAGTCGGCGCGGCGGTCGGAGCTCTCCTTCGTCCAGGACGTGCAGAAGGTGGATCCGTACACCGTCCGGATCGTGCTGAAGGAGCCCTTCAGCCCGCTCCTCTATACGCTGACCGACCGGGCGGGGATGATGGGCTCGCCCTCGGCCATCGAGAAGGAAGGGGCCAACTTCGGGCAGCATCCGGTGGGCACCGGTCCCTTCCTGTTCGAGAGCCGCATCAAGGGCGACCAGATCGTGCTGGTCCGGAACCCGAACTATTGGCGGAAGGGGAGGCCCAAGGCCGAGAAGCTGATCTGGAAGGTCGTCACGGACGACAACGTCAAGGTGGTCAACCTGAAGGCGGGCCAGCTGGACCTCATCGACACGGTGCCGGCCCAGTCGGTGGGCGACCTCCAGTCCGACTCCGGCTTCCGTGTCGACATCGGGCCCGGGCTCGGCTTCCAGGGGATCTTCTTGAACGTGAACCAGCCGCCCTTCAACAACGTCTACCTGAGGCGCGCGGTCGACCTGGCCATCGATCGGGCGGCTCTCGTCAAGGTGGTGTTCGGCGCCACGGCCGACCCGGGCTACGGGCCCTTCCCGGCGGGCACGCCCGCGGCGGCGGCCTCCGGCTCGGTCCCCGGCGTCGACCTGGCCAAGGTGAAGGAGCTGCTGGCCAAGGGCGGGCACCCCGACGGGTTCAGCTTCACCCTGAAGACCGCAGCCTCCCCGGTCAACCAGCAGGTGGCTCAGGTCCTGAAGAGCATGCTCGCCCAGGCCGGCATCACGATGAACATCCAGCAGGTGGAGTTCGGCACGCTGCTGGACGACTCGGACAAGCACAACTTCCAGGCGAGCGCCCTGGGCTGGAGCGGCCGGCCCGACCCGGACGGGAACATCTACGCCTGGCTCCACACCGGCGGTTCGCTCAACAACTCCGGCTACTCGAACCCCCAGGTGGACCGGCTGCTCGACCAGGCGCGGGCGGTCGGCGCCATGTCGCAGCGCGTCGACCTCTACCGGCAGGTGATGGAGATCGAGCATCAGGACGTTCCCTACGTCTACCTGTACTTCCCGAAGAACGTGAAGGCGTACAGCGCCCGGGTGCAGGGCTTGGTCAACGTTCCGGACGGGATCATCCGGACCGCCGACCTGAGCAAGTAGGCCGGGGCCGGAGAGGCGAGGGCCGGCGGCTGCGCCCGCCGGGCGGAGTCGCCGGCCGCCCGCCCTTGGGGGATCGACCATGTGGAAGCAGCTTCTGAGGCGGTTGATGCTGGCGGTACCGGTCCTCTTCCTGGTCAGCCTCATGGTCTTCAGCCTGATCCACCTGATCCCCGGTGATCCGGGGCGGACCATCCTGGGCCCTGAGGCGACGCCCGAGGCGGTCCGCGCCTTCGACCACCGCCTGGGGCTCGACCGGCCCCTGCCGGAGCAGTACCTGCACTGGCTGGTGCGGGTGCTGCACGGCGACCTGGGGCGGTCGCTGGTGGACGGGACGCCGGTCAGCCTCCTGATCGCGCAGCGCCTTCCGGCCACGGTGGAGCTGGCCGTGGGCGCGCTCCTCCTGGCCACGCTGGTGGCCATACCGGCCGGCATCGTGGCGGCGACGCGGCGGGGGAGCTGGAGCGACGCGGCGGGCACCTTCCTCTCCCTGGCGGGCCTCTCGCTGCCCCAGTTCTGGCTCGGCCTCCTCCTCATCCTCGCCTTCGCCGTCCGCCTGCGCTGGCTGCCGGCCTCGGGCTACGTCCCGTTCCTCCAGGATCCCGGCCAGAACCTGAAGACCATGCTCCTCCCCATCGTGGTCACCGGGCTGCGGGAGACGGCCGTCACCATGCGCATGATGCGCTCCAGCCTGCTGGACGTGCTCGGCCAGGAGTACGTCCGCACCGCGTGGGCCAAGGGGCTCTCCCCCGCCGGCGTCATCTTGCGCCACGCCACGCGGAACGCGCTGATCCCGGTGCTGACCACCAGCGGTCTCCAGCTGGCGGGGCTCCTGGGCGGTCTGGTGATCACGGAGACCATCTTCGTCATCCCGGGCTTCGGCCGGCTGATCGTGGACAGCATCCTCAACCGCGACTTCGTCACGCTGCAGGGCGCGGTGCTGGTCTCGGCGCTGCTGGTGATCGGCGTCAACCTCGTGGTCGACCTGCTCTACACGGTGCTGGATCCGCGGATCCAGCCGGG containing:
- a CDS encoding pyruvate ferredoxin oxidoreductase — its product is MAVTEASKRFAQHEELITGTEAVAQALRLADVDVMAGYPIRPYDSVMSAVAKMIANGQMDADFIIAESEHSQFEIVKHASATGARVFVGSSGVGWMYAMEAIVVTAALRLPVVALVGNRALDDPGAFGVEHNDALAVRDAGWLLYWVAEGQEALDTTFLAYRVAEDARVSLPCALSMDGAFLTHSQHLVMVPEKDLVEAFLPPYDLKKRRFHPDNPISIAPQYNEDWVMETRKQSDAAMRRARGVIAEAYEELRRLTGRGDPNPFVETYRIEDADYVLIGMGTVAMPIKVAVDQMRERGKRVGFLRIKWFRPFPDEELRHFLHGRKGVGVVDRDYSYGSTRHGGAVYNEVRSALYDLADRPPVIGFIAGLGGREVSVEDVFRIQEQLERSAAGDLLAESAHWIGVRGPVE
- a CDS encoding (4Fe-4S)-binding protein; translation: MASGSVDITYRGIFQKILAGNIVKTLVKASRHSGKIGGTISRYSDSPERNGIPAKQFAVIAESEDELHVQMAKYEPDNVRLIAALDDTLAKGHESWAWYGIRPIHLGLAEGGALLVVSDHERSKLLEFIPQLPFDWRLGILPGQKSFSGLWVYHDDGTEFRVLGAIAHLIPEVVRLEDLEKEVAKGPKAEQHLEGLRQGYREVQVSTVPAGVGAPYTYEPVRLPEWNEMAEAIIVPAAPRGGRQEAFKKFTTRSERPVINFDACTQCKQCFMECPDSVFELTPEGTYRVEYEACCGCGICAEVCPVDDCIVMVDELAFDDNHDLYADWKADKAAYARFFQTLLDTQRVTARSSRRKVTA
- the oxlT gene encoding oxalate/formate MFS antiporter; this translates as MSSAETASPSAATRVVNRWWQLVAGVVAMMAIANLQYAWTLFTTPLQSALHVSLAAVQVAFTLFVLFETWLEPVEGYLADRLGMRIVVMAGGLLAGVSWVGSGLAHSLWALYFWYSLGGIGAGAVYGAAMGNALKWFPDHRGLAAGATAGGYGIGTAFTVAPIAAMIESSGYQQAFIVWGIVQGLVTMAAGYFIVQPPKGWMPPGWAAREATHALRVTTSKLDLTPGQVIRQGSFWVLYLMMTLMAFSGLVVTAQLEPIAKFYHVDKVVVAFGMTALVLAVQLDRILNGITRPFWGWISDHIGRENTMFIAFSIQALTILALLQLIHHPVWFIVLSGLAFFSWGEIFSLFPAAVGDLYGRTWATANYGIMYTAKGVASILAGPVAALAAVQSGSWVGVFWAMVLASALDAILALVWLKPLARRTAERARQMAESVAPAAGHAVSE
- a CDS encoding GntR family transcriptional regulator, giving the protein MPAPRMSGQAVANTMEEEAKRMNLPRLESDRFPVVVDEVSKAIRAAILDGRAPKGTHLVERELAEQLGVSRTPVREALRRLEREGLLVYEPRRGVVVSGFDEQSVRDLYLMRELLEGLAARLAAERHTPDEQAELERLLEEAETAVEQGDVDAAATQNVAITLQLYRMAHSARLEQALAALRDYIESFTRTGYRDDCRLRQAHREHRAIVAAIRDRDADLAEELTRLHVRRSLESWQHRRAVQAAAAAGEGAPTPSDKDT
- a CDS encoding IclR family transcriptional regulator, which produces MSSSATPPIGSLARALQLLEQFTARQDEWGVRELALATGMSKATVSKVMATFRAHGYVVQDPLTRRYRLGPAFISGGRVAARRLNVVEAARPVLERLAGQTGETAVLMLRAGWRSVCVATAEAPRSSIRVAATVGRYASLHAGASNKPILAFLGDAEIEEYLASPFFVPRGPRSITEAGAMRAHLAEIRRTGVAFSSSEVEPGVSACGAPVFGPGGAVVGAVSVTGPADRLAGEAMAAAGVYVRQAAEELSRALGWRSADGWRRTGAVSRGRTREEGVEADETAMG
- a CDS encoding ABC transporter substrate-binding protein, which produces MRPRWGRTAALGLVVAALLLAGCGGGGSGGATGSAGNGAAAGAGGTSSGGGGTITIGINADPPNLDPSGSTALVDRYVQNSIFDKLYDVDAQLRVVPVLAASLPEVSADGKTYTIRLRQGIRFTDGTPFDADAVVFNLKRYMGPESARRSELSFVQDVQKVDPYTVRIVLKEPFSPLLYTLTDRAGMMGSPSAIEKEGANFGQHPVGTGPFLFESRIKGDQIVLVRNPNYWRKGRPKAEKLIWKVVTDDNVKVVNLKAGQLDLIDTVPAQSVGDLQSDSGFRVDIGPGLGFQGIFLNVNQPPFNNVYLRRAVDLAIDRAALVKVVFGATADPGYGPFPAGTPAAAASGSVPGVDLAKVKELLAKGGHPDGFSFTLKTAASPVNQQVAQVLKSMLAQAGITMNIQQVEFGTLLDDSDKHNFQASALGWSGRPDPDGNIYAWLHTGGSLNNSGYSNPQVDRLLDQARAVGAMSQRVDLYRQVMEIEHQDVPYVYLYFPKNVKAYSARVQGLVNVPDGIIRTADLSK
- a CDS encoding ABC transporter permease, producing MWKQLLRRLMLAVPVLFLVSLMVFSLIHLIPGDPGRTILGPEATPEAVRAFDHRLGLDRPLPEQYLHWLVRVLHGDLGRSLVDGTPVSLLIAQRLPATVELAVGALLLATLVAIPAGIVAATRRGSWSDAAGTFLSLAGLSLPQFWLGLLLILAFAVRLRWLPASGYVPFLQDPGQNLKTMLLPIVVTGLRETAVTMRMMRSSLLDVLGQEYVRTAWAKGLSPAGVILRHATRNALIPVLTTSGLQLAGLLGGLVITETIFVIPGFGRLIVDSILNRDFVTLQGAVLVSALLVIGVNLVVDLLYTVLDPRIQPGGKGARA